One Argiope bruennichi chromosome 5, qqArgBrue1.1, whole genome shotgun sequence DNA segment encodes these proteins:
- the LOC129968417 gene encoding uncharacterized protein LOC129968417 gives MKLIPADLLLEYNKSEKQNSGSKIEELLSFITHALAAREKTQSINKTNKSCIELRNRRMEFKYQDRENKRINQKGISTATANELQQHIERKNLVQTGSTDLGNQSEGEVFLQTLVVYIKNGNCERLVRAILDTGSQKSYVSQHIAKTLGLKSLGKHKTKISDLWELDSLGIKDPSEKKTKLELQDFTLKHFENTVSQNEDGRYYVYIPWIDGHDKLSDNFQLAERRLKNTVRSLKGNGRLLDYEQVFFEWENEGIIERVNENDHDKNKKIHYLPHRPVFKENSTTKIRPVFDGSARHGHFCSLNSCIEPGPNLIEIIPAILNRFRLRKIGVISDIRKAFLQIALHENDRNFLRFLWWEGGDHEKLIIYRHCRVVFGVSCSPFLLAAVLNFHLKRAPEHLKAAAEKLLDSMYVDNCVTSVETFEEYLSFQRDSRELLALGNFDLRGWRHSNMHSPILEESIDQHDLYSPEVQVLGLLWNVERDTLSISFKEPVLEEGPVSKIKILSITHRIFDPIGVTCPVTLIPKLILQECWKMETSWDSPLPEDIEKKFEIWQHQLKDLKELEISRRLSHLDLKDASLSLEVVCDASKLAYATCAFLRVEKDGKVTCQLIQARSKVAPLKGISIPRLELLSCMIGARLADAIKRDLHLEDIESTFWSDSMDVLHWIKREGPWATFVANRVEEIRKLSSVENWRHVPGISNPADLPSRGCTVRTLIKSHWWEGPDWIKRSKEDWPKSAHFPNMEVVNSEKKKTIVTAFVLQLEEKYYHRFSSYVKIVRITAWLLRFLKNLKNGRNRRTVGPLNYDETKKAERILLKQVQLEAFYDENDKRLKSLQVIKDSEGILRVKTRIFFREDHRDFRLPIILPSDHPVVMTLIMYEHEHHGHFGVQMLMYHLRENYWILKSRKAIKKGIKSCIICNRFDAKPVFVQEGLLPHDRVRDAETFEIVGLDLAGPVILKEERKAWILILTCAVYRAVHLELLTSVSTENFLLGLRRFIARRGRPSVIYSDNSTNLKSAHRLLKEVDFEKLKNIEELSPISWTFIPPNAPWWGGFWERLIGLMKRILRRTLRKTSLNHEEMNTVLCDCERVMNSRPLTYVSKDAEDLEPLTPAMFLHNFRETGVPDLDLIEETKFNKRLAYRNRIQKALRKRFRSEYLGQLREIQKVKRETALCIGDIVLVEDNTKRLNWNLGRILKLFQGKDNRARVALVKTKFGSFLRPVQKLYPLEVSENDKPVEHNTNSPLISGANRRETFPISLDRKTSLIEPPDGLPLPSKESDCGTDMQPTMDSSPLLPNETSHPVLPDGTEKLEPR, from the exons ATGAAACTTATTCCGGCTGATTTACTTTTAGAATAcaataaatcagaaaaacaaaattcaggTTCTAAAATTGAGGAACTGTTATCCTTCATTACTCATGCCTTAGCTGCCAGAGAAAAAACGCAGTctattaacaaaacaaataaatcgtGTATTGAATTGCGTAATCGACGTATGGAGTTTAAATACCAGGATcgcgaaaataaaagaataaatcaaaaaggTATCTCTACTGCTACTGCTAATGAACT acagcaacacatagaaagaaaaaatctgGTTCAGACTGGGTCGACAGATCTAGGTAATCAGAGTGAAGGAGaagtttttttacaaactttggtTGTTTACATCAAAAATGGTAATTGTGAAAGGCTAGTAAGGGCAATTTTAGATACCGGAAGTCAGAAGAGTTATGTTTCGCAACACATTGCTAAAACTTTGGGTTTGAAGAGCCTAGGAAAACACAAG ACAAAAATTTCGGACCTATGGGAATTAGATTCTTTGGGAATTAAGGACCCAAGTGAAAAGAAAACGAAACTTGAGTTGcaagattttactttaaaacattttgagaatACGGTCTCGCAAAATGAAGATGGTAGATATTATGTATACATTCCTTGGATCGATGGACATGATAAACTTAGTGATAATTTTCAACTAGCCGAAAGAAGGTTGAAAAATACTGTAAGATCTCTAAAAGGTAATGGTAGACTATTAGATTATGAGCAAGTGTTTTTTGAATGGGAAAATGAGGGGATTATTGAAAGGGTTAATGAAAATGATCatgacaaaaataagaaaattcattaccTACCACACAGACCTGTGTTCAAAGAAAACTCTACAACCAAAATCCGCCCGGTATTTGATGGGTCCGCTCGTCATGGACACTTTTGTTCTCTGAACTCTTGCATTGAACCAGGacctaatttaattgaaataataccTGCAATCTTGAATAGGTTTCGTTTAAGAAAGATAGGAGTAATATCGGATATTCGTAAAGCATTCTTGCAAATCGCTTTACACGAAAACGATAGGAACTTTCTACGTTTTTTGTGGTGGGAAGGTGGCGATCATGAAAAGCTTATTATTTATAGACATTGTCGAGTAGTCTTTGGAGTATCATGCAGTCCCTTCCTGCTAGCTGcagtattaaattttcatctaaaacggGCACCTGAGCATTTGAAAGCTGCAGCTGAAAAGCTACTAGACTCTATGTACGTTGACAATTGCGTAACGAGTGTGGAAACATTCGAAGAATACTTGTCTTTTCAACGAGACTCTAGAGAATTGTTGGCATTAGGAAATTTCGACTTACGTGGTTGGAGACATAGTAACATGCATTCACCTATTTTGGAGGAAAGCATTGATCAACATGATCTCTATTCGCCCGAGGTACAAGTTCTTGGTCTTTTGTGGAATGTGGAAAGAGATACTTTGTCCATCTCTTTCAAAGAGCCCGTTCTTGAAGAAGGACCcgtttcgaaaataaaaatactttccatTACTCATCGAATTTTTGACCCAATTGGAGTCACCTGCCCTGTCACTCTAATTCCCAAACTGATTCTGCAAGAGTGCTGGAAGATGGAAACGTCTTGGGATTCTCCATTGCCTGAAGACAtcgagaaaaaatttgaaatttggcagCATCAACTTAAAGACttgaaagaattagaaatttcacGGAGGCTGTCACACCTCGATCTTAAAGACGCCAGCTTGTCACTAGAGGTCGTTTGCGACGCTTCAAAATTGGCTTACGCTACGTGCGCATTTCTTCGAGTTGAGAAAGATGGCAAGGTGACCTGCCAATTAATCCAAGCACGATCAAAGGTTGCTCCTTTGAAAGGTATTTCTATCCCAAGATTGGAACTTTTATCTTGCATGATCGGAGCAAGGTTAGCTGATGCGATAAAGAGAGATTTGCATTTGGAAGATATTGAAAGCACTTTCTGGTCTGATTCAATGGATGTTCTACATTGGATAAAAAGAGAAGGCCCATGGGCTACCTTTGTTGCTAATAGAGTGGAGGAGATAAGAAAACTATCTTCTGTGGAAAATTGGAGACATGTACCTGGTATTTCTAACCCAGCTGATCTCCCATCGAGAGGATGTACAGTGAGGACCCTCATCAAAAGTCATTGGTGGGAAGGACCTGATTGGATCAAAAGGTCGAAAGAAGATTGGCCAAAATCTGCTCATTTTCCAAATATGGAAGTGGTTAATTCAGAAAAGAAGAAGACTATTGTAACCGCTTTTGTTTTACAACTTGAGGAAAAGTATTATCATCGATTTTCATCGTATGTTAAAATTGTCCGAATTACAGCTTGGCTTTTAAGGTTTCTTAAGAATCTGAAGAATGGGAGAAATCGAAGAACAGTAGGTCCATTGAATTATGATGAAACAAAGAAGGCTGAACGTATTTTGCTGAAACAAGTGCAGTTAGAAGCCTTTTATGATGAGAACGACAAAAGGTTAAAATCTTTACAAGTTATCAAAGACTCTGAGGGAATTCTAAGAGTGAAAACCAGAATATTTTTTAGGGAAGACCATAGAGATTTTCGTCTACCCATAATTCTTCCTTCCGATCATCCTGTTGTCATGACTCTCATAATGTATGAACACGAACATCATGGACATTTTGGAGTTCAAATGCTTATGTACCATCTTAGGGAAAATTACTGGATTTTGAAGTCaagaaaagctattaaaaaaggTATAAAGTCCTGCATCATTTGCAATAGATTTGATGCAAAACCGGTTTTTGTTCAGGAGGGTCTATTGCCTCACGACCGTGTGAGAGATGCTGAAACTTTCGAAATCGTAGGATTAGATCTAGCTGGACCTGTCATccttaaagaagaaagaaaggctTGGATTTTGATCCTAACTTGCGCGGTTTACCGTGCAGTCCACCTCGAACTTTTAACTTCAGTATCAACTGAAAATTTCCTACTAGGTTTGAGGAGATTTATTGCACGAAGAGGTCGACCATCTGTCATCTATTCAGATAATAGTACAAATTTGAAAAGTGCTCATCGTCTACTGAAGGAAGTTGATTTCGAAAAACTGAAGAATATTGAAGAACTAAGTCCTATTTCTTGGACTTTTATACCTCCAAATGCCCCCTGGTGGGGAGGATTTTGGGAGAGACTTATCGGCCTTATGAAGCGGATTTTAAGAAGAACTTTAAGAAAGACATCTTTAAATCATGAAGAAATGAACACAGTTCTTTGTGACTGTGAAAGAGTAATGAATTCAAGACCACTTACTTATGTTTCGAAAGATGCCGAAGATTTGGAACCCCTTACTCCAGCAATGTTCCTGCACAATTTTAGAGAAACCGGTGTGCCTGATTTAGACCTAATTGAAGAAACTAAGTTTAATAAAAGATTGGCCTACCGAAACAGAATCCAAAAGGCTCTAAGGAAACGTTTTCGATCGGAATACTTGGGACAATTGCGAGAAATACAAAAGGTAAAAAGAGAAACTGCTTTATGTATTGGAGACATCGTTTTGGTTGAAGATAATACCAAAAGATTGAACTGGAATTTGGGGAGGATTTTGAAACTGTTTCAAGGAAAAGACAATAGAGCTAGAGTAGCTCTAGTTAAAACCAAGTTTGGTTCTTTTCTGCGTCCTGTGCAGAAATTATATCCACTTGAAGTGAGCGAAAATGATAAACCTGTTGAACACAATACTAATTCTCCTCTAATTTCAGGTGCTAATAGACGAGAAACTTTTCCCATCTCTTTAGATAGGAAGACTTCCCTGATAGAGCCCCCTGATGGTCTTCCACTTCCTTCTAAAGAATCTGACTGTGGAACCGACATGCAGCCGACGATGGATTCTTCGCCTCTCCTTCCGAATGAAACTTCTCATCCTGTCTTACCTGACGGAACTGAAAAATTGGAACCAAGGTGA